Proteins encoded within one genomic window of Pongo pygmaeus isolate AG05252 chromosome 6, NHGRI_mPonPyg2-v2.0_pri, whole genome shotgun sequence:
- the FIGNL1 gene encoding fidgetin-like protein 1 isoform X1: protein MQTSSSRSVHLSEWQKNYFTITSGICTGRKADAYRAQILRIQYAWANSEISQVCATKLFKKYAEKYSAIIDSDNVESGLNNYAENILTLAGSQQTDSDKWQSGLSINNVFKMSSVQKMMQAGKKFKDSLLEPALTSVVIHKEATVFDLPKFSVCGSSQESDPLPNSAHDRDRTQDFPESKPLKLLQSAQPPMVTNTARTCPTFSAPVGESATAKFHVTPLFGNVKKENHSSPKENIGLNMFLSNQSCFPAACENPQRKSFYGSGTIDALSSPILNKACSKTEDNGPKEDSSLPTFKTAKEQLWVDQQKKYHQPQRASGSSYGGVKKSLGASRSRGILGKFVPPIPKQDGGEQNGGMQCKPYGAGPTEPAHPFDERLKNLEPKMIELITNEIMDHGPPVNWEDIAGVEFAKATIKEIVVWPMLRPDIFTGLRGPPKGILLFGPPGTGKTLIGKCIASQSGATFFSISASSLTSKWVGEGEKMVRALFAVARCQQPAVIFIDEIDSLLSQRGDGEHESSRRIKTEFLVQLDGATTSSEDRILVVGATNRPQEIDEAARRRLVKRLYIPLPEASARKQIVINLMSKEQCCLSEEEIEQIVQQSDAFSGADMTQLCREASLGPIRSLQTADIATITPDQVRPIAYIDFENAFRTVRPSVSPKDLELYENWNKTFGCGK from the coding sequence ATGCAGACCTCCAGCTCTAGATCTGTGCACCTGAGTGAATGGCAGAAGAATTACTTCACAATTACATCTGGCATATGTACAGGACGGAAGGCAGATGCATACCGTGCACAGATATTACGCATTCAGTATGCATGGGCAAACTCTGAGATTTCCCAGGTCTGTGCTACCAAACTGTTCAAAAAATATGCAGAGAAATATTCTGCAATTATTGATTCTGACAATGTTGAATCTGGCTTGAATAATTATGcagaaaacattttaactttGGCAGGATCTCAACAAACAGATAGTGACAAGTGGCAGTCTGGATTGtcaataaataatgttttcaaaatgagTAGTGTACAGAAGATGATGCAAGCTGGCAAAAAATTCAAAGACTCCCTGTTGGAACCTGCTCTTACATCAGTGGTAATCCATAAGGAGGCCACTGTCTTTGATCTTCCTAAATTTAGTGTTTGTGGTAGTTCTCAAGAGAGTGACCCATTACCTAACTCAGCTCATGATCGAGATAGGACCCAAGACTTCCCAGAGAGCAAGCCTTTGAAACTCCTTCAGAGTGCCCAGCCACCTATGGTGACTAACACTGCTAGGACTTGTCCTACATTCTCAGCACCTGTAGGTGAGTCAGCTACTGCAAAATTCCATGTCACACCGTTGTTTGGAAATGTCAAAAAGGAAAATCACAGCTctccaaaagaaaacataggactTAATATGTTCTTATCTAACCAGTCTTGTTTTCCTGCTGCCTGTGAAAATCCACAGAGGAAGTCTTTTTATGGTTCTGGCACCATTGATGCACTTTCCAGTCCAATACTGAATAAGGCTTGTAGTAAAACAGAAGATAATGGCCCAAAGGAGGATAGCAGCCTGCCTACATTTAAAACTGCAAAAGAACAATTATGGGTAGATCAGCAAAAAAAGTACCACCAGCCTCAGCGTGCATCAGGGTCTTCATATGGTGGTGTAAAAAAGTCTCTAGGAGCTAGTAGATCCCGAGGGATACTTGGAAAGTTTGTTCCTCCTATACCCAAGCAAGATGGGGGAGAGCAGAATGGAGGAATGCAGTGTAAGCCTTATGGGGCAGGACCTACAGAACCAGCACATCCATTTGATGAGCGTCTGAAGAACTTGGAGCCAAAGATGATCGAACTTATTACGAATGAGATTATGGATCATGGACCTCCAGTAAATTGGGAAGATATTGCAGGAGTAGAATTTGCTAAAGCCACCATAAAGGAAATAGTTGTGTGGCCCATGTTGAGGCCAGACATCTTTACTGGTTTAAGGGGACCCCCTAAAGGAATTTTGCTCTTTGGTCCTCCTGGAACTGGTAAAACTCTAATTGGCAAGTGCATTGCTAGTCAGTCTGGGGCCACATTCTTTAGCATCTCTGCTTCATCCTTAACTTCTAAATGGGTAGGTGAGGGGGAGAAGATGGTCCGTGCATTGTTTGCTGTTGCAAGGTGTCAGCAACCAGCTGTGATATTTATTGACGAAATTGATTCCCTGTTATCTCAACGGGGAGATGGTGAGCATGAATCTTCTAGAAggataaaaacagaatttttagttcaattagatgGAGCAACAACATCTTCTGAAGATCGTATCCTAGTGGTGGGAGCAACAAATCGGCCACAAGAAATTGATGAGGCTGCCCGGAGAAGATTGGTGAAAAGGCTTTATATTCCCCTCCCAGAAGCTTCAGCCAGGAAACAGATAGTAATTAATCTAATGTCCAAAGAGCAGTGTTGCCTCAGTGAAGAAGAAATTGAACAGATTGTACAGCAGTCTGATGCGTTCTCAGGAGCAGACATGACACAGCTTTGCAGAGAGGCTTCTCTTGGTCCTATTCGCAGTTTACAAACTGCTGACATTGCTACCATAACACCGGATCAAGTTCGACCCATAGCTTATATTGATTTTGAAAATGCTTTTAGAACTGTGCGACCTAGTGTTTCTCCAAAAGATTTAGAGCTTTATGAAAACTGGAACAAAACTTTTGGTTGTGGAAAGTAA
- the FIGNL1 gene encoding fidgetin-like protein 1 isoform X2: MSSVQKMMQAGKKFKDSLLEPALTSVVIHKEATVFDLPKFSVCGSSQESDPLPNSAHDRDRTQDFPESKPLKLLQSAQPPMVTNTARTCPTFSAPVGESATAKFHVTPLFGNVKKENHSSPKENIGLNMFLSNQSCFPAACENPQRKSFYGSGTIDALSSPILNKACSKTEDNGPKEDSSLPTFKTAKEQLWVDQQKKYHQPQRASGSSYGGVKKSLGASRSRGILGKFVPPIPKQDGGEQNGGMQCKPYGAGPTEPAHPFDERLKNLEPKMIELITNEIMDHGPPVNWEDIAGVEFAKATIKEIVVWPMLRPDIFTGLRGPPKGILLFGPPGTGKTLIGKCIASQSGATFFSISASSLTSKWVGEGEKMVRALFAVARCQQPAVIFIDEIDSLLSQRGDGEHESSRRIKTEFLVQLDGATTSSEDRILVVGATNRPQEIDEAARRRLVKRLYIPLPEASARKQIVINLMSKEQCCLSEEEIEQIVQQSDAFSGADMTQLCREASLGPIRSLQTADIATITPDQVRPIAYIDFENAFRTVRPSVSPKDLELYENWNKTFGCGK, translated from the coding sequence atgagTAGTGTACAGAAGATGATGCAAGCTGGCAAAAAATTCAAAGACTCCCTGTTGGAACCTGCTCTTACATCAGTGGTAATCCATAAGGAGGCCACTGTCTTTGATCTTCCTAAATTTAGTGTTTGTGGTAGTTCTCAAGAGAGTGACCCATTACCTAACTCAGCTCATGATCGAGATAGGACCCAAGACTTCCCAGAGAGCAAGCCTTTGAAACTCCTTCAGAGTGCCCAGCCACCTATGGTGACTAACACTGCTAGGACTTGTCCTACATTCTCAGCACCTGTAGGTGAGTCAGCTACTGCAAAATTCCATGTCACACCGTTGTTTGGAAATGTCAAAAAGGAAAATCACAGCTctccaaaagaaaacataggactTAATATGTTCTTATCTAACCAGTCTTGTTTTCCTGCTGCCTGTGAAAATCCACAGAGGAAGTCTTTTTATGGTTCTGGCACCATTGATGCACTTTCCAGTCCAATACTGAATAAGGCTTGTAGTAAAACAGAAGATAATGGCCCAAAGGAGGATAGCAGCCTGCCTACATTTAAAACTGCAAAAGAACAATTATGGGTAGATCAGCAAAAAAAGTACCACCAGCCTCAGCGTGCATCAGGGTCTTCATATGGTGGTGTAAAAAAGTCTCTAGGAGCTAGTAGATCCCGAGGGATACTTGGAAAGTTTGTTCCTCCTATACCCAAGCAAGATGGGGGAGAGCAGAATGGAGGAATGCAGTGTAAGCCTTATGGGGCAGGACCTACAGAACCAGCACATCCATTTGATGAGCGTCTGAAGAACTTGGAGCCAAAGATGATCGAACTTATTACGAATGAGATTATGGATCATGGACCTCCAGTAAATTGGGAAGATATTGCAGGAGTAGAATTTGCTAAAGCCACCATAAAGGAAATAGTTGTGTGGCCCATGTTGAGGCCAGACATCTTTACTGGTTTAAGGGGACCCCCTAAAGGAATTTTGCTCTTTGGTCCTCCTGGAACTGGTAAAACTCTAATTGGCAAGTGCATTGCTAGTCAGTCTGGGGCCACATTCTTTAGCATCTCTGCTTCATCCTTAACTTCTAAATGGGTAGGTGAGGGGGAGAAGATGGTCCGTGCATTGTTTGCTGTTGCAAGGTGTCAGCAACCAGCTGTGATATTTATTGACGAAATTGATTCCCTGTTATCTCAACGGGGAGATGGTGAGCATGAATCTTCTAGAAggataaaaacagaatttttagttcaattagatgGAGCAACAACATCTTCTGAAGATCGTATCCTAGTGGTGGGAGCAACAAATCGGCCACAAGAAATTGATGAGGCTGCCCGGAGAAGATTGGTGAAAAGGCTTTATATTCCCCTCCCAGAAGCTTCAGCCAGGAAACAGATAGTAATTAATCTAATGTCCAAAGAGCAGTGTTGCCTCAGTGAAGAAGAAATTGAACAGATTGTACAGCAGTCTGATGCGTTCTCAGGAGCAGACATGACACAGCTTTGCAGAGAGGCTTCTCTTGGTCCTATTCGCAGTTTACAAACTGCTGACATTGCTACCATAACACCGGATCAAGTTCGACCCATAGCTTATATTGATTTTGAAAATGCTTTTAGAACTGTGCGACCTAGTGTTTCTCCAAAAGATTTAGAGCTTTATGAAAACTGGAACAAAACTTTTGGTTGTGGAAAGTAA